From the genome of Halorussus caseinilyticus, one region includes:
- a CDS encoding DUF7503 family protein → MSETSLTTYLAENPRKMGVLFTMLLLLSQTGNAAGAVFSTTAGP, encoded by the coding sequence ATGTCAGAAACGAGCCTCACCACGTACCTCGCAGAGAACCCGCGGAAGATGGGCGTCCTGTTCACGATGCTGTTGTTACTCTCCCAGACTGGCAACGCCGCGGGAGCGGTGTTCTCGACTACTGCCGGGCCGTAA
- a CDS encoding ribbon-helix-helix domain-containing protein yields MTEYTTVSIPKDLADRVDETIEGTSFSSTSDLVRFLLRSIVIQHQKEGQLTESEFEEITGQLRELGYLE; encoded by the coding sequence ATGACCGAGTACACCACCGTCTCGATACCGAAGGACCTCGCCGACCGCGTGGACGAGACCATCGAGGGAACCAGTTTCTCCAGCACCTCCGACCTCGTGCGATTTCTGCTCCGGAGCATCGTCATCCAGCACCAGAAGGAGGGTCAACTCACCGAGTCGGAGTTCGAAGAGATAACGGGTCAGCTCCGGGAACTCGGCTATCTGGAGTAG